A single region of the Anguilla rostrata isolate EN2019 chromosome 11, ASM1855537v3, whole genome shotgun sequence genome encodes:
- the tamalin gene encoding general receptor for phosphoinositides 1-associated scaffold protein, with the protein MKNMTFRRLKKLNSNDPNEVGTSDSGEIYFPSSKSDSCRTTDSSKNYSDVYNYKTLAYSGGTLPRNFRKGGLQKWKPLTKSPELQRKVIVLEKEEEETFGFEIQTYGLHHQDENSVEMCTFVCKVHEGSPAHSAGLRVGDTIASVNEAVVEGCRHKDIVQLIRSSGNSIRLETVYSDSIRKAELEARLQFLKQTLHEKWEEYRSLMVQEQRLVHGIVMGDAAVYESLESARALVYGSLGAPSPAAVRALYCASSSASSSASRLSEAADDDPLYQTFVCQEEAEPRPARPVSALYPAPKTQLTRSASTRSYLRGAASSSSSSCSQGVAEKPSSLGSFPRKPKPKQMSFRRRLLKFIPGLNRALEEEESKL; encoded by the exons ATGAAGAATATGACTTTCCGGAGACTAAAGAAACTCAACTCGAACGACCCTAATGAGGTTGGCACGTCGGACAGTGGTGAGATTTACTTTCCTTCTTCTAAATCGGACAGCTGTAGAACCACGGACTCTTCGAAAAACTATTCCGATGTTTACAATTACAAGACCCTGGCTTATTCTGGAGGGACGCTGCCCAGGAACTTCAGGAAG GGTGGCCTACAGAAATGGAAGCCCCTGACGAAGTCTCCAGAGCTGCAAAG GAAAGTCATTGTTCttgagaaggaggaggaggagacgttTGGCTTTGAGATCCAG ACGTACGGGCTGCATCACCAGGACGAGAACTCGGTGGAGATGTGCACGTTCGTCTGCAAGGTCCACGAgggcagccccgcccacagcgccGGCCTCAGAGTCG GGGACACCATCGCGAGCGTGAACGAGGCCGTGGTGGAGGGATGCAGGCACAAGGACATCGTCCAGCTCATACGGTCCTCCGGAAACTCCATCAG GCTGGAGACAGTGTACAGTGACTCCATACGGAAAGCAGAACTGGAGGCTCGCCTGCAGTTTTTAAAG CAAACCCTGCATGAGAAGTGGGAGGAGTACAGGTCACTGATGGTGCAGGAACAGAGGCTAGTTCACG GCATCGTCATGGGCGACGCGGCGGTGTACGAGTCGCTGGAGTCGGCGCGGGCGCTGGTGTACGGCAGCCTGGGCGCGCCCAGCCCGGCCGCGGTGCGCGCCCTCTACTGCGCCAGCAGCAGCGCCAGCAGCAGCGCCAGCCGGCTGAGCGAGGCGGCCGACGACGACCCGCTGTACCAGACCTTCGTGTgccaggaggaggcggagccgcgGCCCGCCCGCCCCGTCAGCGCGCTCTACCCCGCCCCCAAGACGCAGCTGACCCGCAGCGCCAGCACCCGCAGCTACCTGAGGGGCGCGgcgtcgtcctcctcctcctcctgctcgcAGGGCGTGGCCGAGAAGCCGAGCAGCCTGGGCTCCTTCCCGCGCAAGCCCAAGCCCAAGCAGATGAGCTTCCGCCGACGGCTGCTCAAGTTCATCCCCGGGCTGAACCGagcgctggaggaggaggagagcaagCTCTGA